In Chloroflexia bacterium SDU3-3, one DNA window encodes the following:
- a CDS encoding SDR family oxidoreductase: MKVLLTGSAGYIGIVTAPALIERGHDVTGLDTGFYAGGWLYNGLRVLPRQVMKDIRQITSQDLAGYDAVVHMAELSNDPLGQLNPQITYTINHQGSVALAKAAKQAGVSRFVYMSSCSVYGIGGSDVVDEQSPLHPQTAYAECKMLVERDVLPLADDSFSPTFLRNATAFGASPRMRFDVVLNNLAGLAWTTGKIAMTSDGTPWRPLVHILDIADAIGCVLEAPREAIHGQVFNVGDSRQNYRVREIAQVVAGAFPGCELSFGTNDSDNRSYRVSFEKISAQLPGFRCRRDAQFGAQQLRAVFEQVGMTSAEFESRPYTRLKQLQHLIATKQIDQEFFWRAL; this comes from the coding sequence ATGAAGGTGCTGCTGACCGGCAGCGCGGGCTATATCGGCATTGTGACGGCCCCCGCGCTGATCGAGCGCGGCCACGATGTGACCGGCCTCGACACCGGCTTCTACGCGGGCGGCTGGCTCTACAACGGCCTGCGTGTGCTGCCGCGCCAGGTGATGAAGGACATCCGCCAGATCACCAGCCAAGATCTGGCGGGCTACGACGCGGTGGTGCACATGGCCGAGCTTTCCAACGACCCGCTGGGCCAGCTGAACCCGCAGATCACCTACACGATCAACCACCAGGGCAGCGTGGCGCTGGCCAAGGCAGCGAAGCAGGCCGGGGTCAGCCGCTTTGTGTACATGTCCTCGTGCAGCGTCTACGGCATCGGCGGCAGCGACGTGGTGGATGAGCAGTCGCCGCTACACCCGCAGACCGCCTACGCCGAGTGCAAGATGCTGGTCGAGCGCGACGTGCTGCCGCTGGCCGACGATTCGTTCTCGCCCACCTTCCTGCGCAACGCCACCGCCTTCGGGGCCTCGCCGCGCATGCGCTTCGACGTGGTGCTGAACAACTTGGCCGGGCTGGCCTGGACCACCGGCAAGATCGCCATGACCAGCGATGGCACGCCCTGGCGTCCGCTGGTGCACATCCTCGACATCGCCGATGCGATCGGCTGCGTGCTGGAGGCCCCGCGCGAGGCTATCCACGGCCAGGTGTTCAATGTGGGCGACAGCCGCCAGAACTACCGCGTGCGCGAGATCGCCCAGGTGGTGGCGGGGGCATTCCCCGGCTGCGAGCTTTCGTTTGGCACGAACGACAGCGACAACCGCAGCTACCGCGTCTCGTTCGAGAAGATCAGCGCGCAGCTGCCCGGCTTCCGCTGCCGCCGCGACGCGCAGTTTGGCGCGCAGCAGCTGCGCGCCGTGTTCGAGCAGGTGGGCATGACCAGCGCCGAGTTCGAGTCGCGGCCCTACACGCGGCTCAAGCAGCTGCAGCACCTGATCGCGACCAAGCAGATTGACCAAGAGTTTTTCTGGAGGGCGCTGTGA
- the rfbC gene encoding dTDP-4-dehydrorhamnose 3,5-epimerase yields MIFTETKLQGAFIIDLEQRADERGFFARSFCAREFADHGMNPHVVNTNVSHSARRGTLRGMHFQRAPHAEAKLVRCTRGAIYDVIIDLRAGSPTLGQWLGVELTAANYRQLYVPEGFAHGFQTLEDEADVVYQVSEFYTPGAEGGLRYDDPAFGIRWPLPISVISPKDAAWPDFTREP; encoded by the coding sequence GTGATCTTCACCGAGACCAAGCTTCAGGGCGCGTTTATCATCGATCTAGAGCAGCGGGCCGACGAGCGCGGCTTTTTCGCGCGCAGCTTCTGCGCCCGCGAGTTTGCCGACCACGGCATGAACCCGCACGTGGTAAACACCAATGTCTCGCACAGCGCCCGCCGCGGCACGCTGCGCGGCATGCACTTCCAGCGCGCTCCCCACGCCGAGGCCAAGCTGGTGCGCTGCACGCGCGGCGCGATCTACGATGTGATCATCGACCTACGCGCTGGCTCGCCCACGCTGGGCCAGTGGCTGGGCGTGGAGCTGACGGCGGCGAACTACCGCCAGCTGTATGTGCCCGAGGGCTTCGCCCACGGCTTCCAGACGCTGGAGGACGAGGCCGATGTGGTCTACCAGGTGTCCGAGTTCTACACGCCGGGGGCCGAGGGTGGCCTGCGCTACGACGATCCGGCGTTTGGCATCCGCTGGCCGCTGCCGATCAGCGTGATCTCGCCCAAGGATGCGGCCTGGCCAGATTTTACCCGCGAGCCGTAG